A single genomic interval of Danio aesculapii chromosome 5, fDanAes4.1, whole genome shotgun sequence harbors:
- the rhbdd3 gene encoding rhomboid domain-containing protein 3: MLNNIFPAWMWSGSNRPGCCSGTFLILLLIVSTWLCGIHASLSLGPGGEFPGFYDFIFYAFSNEELTSFLHNISLLLWIGPCQERRWGTFTFLTLSFISTLLLPPIYALFLFVTGDEASRVSGYAATHLALLTAQCRQVKQRRVLRFVPVWFLPWLLLIFDLFLLPSAPGLLHFYAICLGLNYNNELIEMLEQIERLGACACLPKWAYIPVTSHLQLPVYNNTSTRPEPFASAFQSENYSTWQQSVSEWPQESPLATDSQLLEEQMLRAGILASLHDAPEGTADKVEVPKSSVSSLRLQQLEKMGFPTEKAVVALAATGQLDGAISLLIDDQIGEETVVISKGRSQHHSSGRSLHIEALPYSFT, from the exons ATGCTTAATAATATATTTCCGGCATGGATGTGGTCTGGATCAAACCGTCCAGGGTGTTGTAGTGGAACATTTTTAATCCTGTTATTAATTGTGTCGACTTGGCTCTGTGGTATACATGCCAGTCTAAGTTTAGGACCAGGTGGGGAATTTCCTGGATTTTATG ATTTCATCTTCTACGCCTTCAGTAACGAAGAGCTGACCTCATTTCTCCACAACATCTCCCTGCTGCTGTGGATCGGGCCCTGTCAGGAGAGAAGATGGGGGACTTTTACCTTCCTCACCCTCTCCTTTATCTCCACTCTGCTCCTTCCTCCTATTTATGCCCTGTTTCTCTTTGTTACTGGAGATGAAGCCAGCAGGGTCTCTGGATACGCAGCTACTCACCTTGCCCTGCTCACGGCTCAGTGTCGACAGGTCAAGCAGAGGAGAGTCCTGCGCTTTGTTCCTGTCTGGTTCTTGCCTTGGCTCTTGTTGATCTTTGACCTCTTCCTCCTACCCAGTGCTCCAGGCCTGCTGCACTTCTATGCCATTTGCCTGGGACTCAACT ACAACAATGAGTTAATTGAAATGCTGGAGCAGATAGAGAGACTGGGTGCATGTGCCTGCTTGCCAAAATGGGCCTACATCCCTGTTACCTCTCATTTACAACTACCAGTTTACAACAACACCTCAACAAG ACCGGAGCCATTTGCCAGTGCATTCCAGTCTGAGAATTATTCAACATGGCAGCAGTCTGTGTCAGAGTGGCCCCAGGAGTCTCCGTTAGCAACAGATTCACAGTTATTAGAAGAGCAGATGCTAAGAGCAGGAATATTAGCATCTCTCCATGACGCACCTGAGGGTACAGCCGACAAAGTGGAAGTACCAAAGTCCTCAGTATCCTCATTACG GTTGCAGCAGCTGGAGAAGATGGGCTTCCCCACAGAGAAAGCTGTAGTGGCTCTGGCGGCTACAGGGCAGCTAGATGGAGCAATCTCTTTGCTTATCGATGATCAGATTGGAGAGGAGACTGTGGTCATATCGAAGGGAAGAAGTCAGCATCATAGCTCAGGGAGATCGCTTCATATTGAAGCATTGCCCTATTCCTTTACTTAG